A window of the bacterium genome harbors these coding sequences:
- a CDS encoding DUF5107 domain-containing protein has protein sequence MSELRLENYIMPAAKLGPDSPLPPLDICLPYTLQNNYNREKKITEFKTVVLENDILKATFLIEFGGRLWSLFHKKAKRELLYTNPVFQPCNLAIRNAWFSGGVEWNIGLHGHSVFTCSPLYVSKLKMDDGTPVLRMYEWERVRMVPFQIDAFLPDGSDFLFVRVKIVNPNENEVPMYWWSNIAVPETPDTRVIVPAESILKRDYKGNKSIVSMSPDGAIDGIDLSYPVNFNHSADSFYYIKPESQPWITSLDKEGKGLIQTSTKRLYGRKLFVWGMHKGGRSWQEFLSVPGSAYIEIQAGLTQTQSEYIQMPAGAEWAWLEAYGLMECTPEVVHGKNWKEAYNSVDKKIKSLMPENKLDLILKETTKMANKTPDEIIQRGSGWGTLERIRREKYNEPSFCSKALIFDDVSLKKEQEMYLELLISGLVPYVSPKEKIYGWMIQKQWQDILEKAVKHPQNDHWLSWLHLGIMYYSQGNFEKAKNSWEKSLEREPSALVYRNLGILARKNNHIEEAGDLLIKAVEMAPDVVDLIVECCNVLIKLEKYEGILKIINNLSSEIRNYGRIKIIEAQVALKQNNLERVEEILKSRPSIPDIREGEQILTDIWFEMHERRIAKTENIPIDENLKKMVREKFSPPAWLDFRQFT, from the coding sequence ATGAGTGAGTTAAGATTAGAAAATTACATTATGCCTGCTGCAAAACTTGGTCCAGATAGTCCATTACCGCCATTAGATATATGTCTACCCTATACTCTTCAAAACAATTATAATAGAGAAAAGAAAATAACTGAGTTTAAAACAGTAGTTCTTGAAAACGATATACTTAAAGCGACCTTTTTAATAGAGTTTGGTGGTAGACTCTGGTCTCTATTTCATAAAAAAGCAAAGAGAGAACTACTTTATACAAATCCTGTTTTTCAGCCATGTAATTTAGCCATAAGAAATGCGTGGTTCAGTGGTGGTGTGGAGTGGAACATAGGTCTCCATGGACATTCTGTTTTTACCTGTTCACCTCTTTATGTAAGTAAATTAAAAATGGATGATGGAACTCCTGTTTTAAGGATGTATGAATGGGAACGAGTAAGAATGGTTCCTTTTCAAATAGATGCTTTTCTACCAGATGGTTCGGATTTCCTATTTGTGCGGGTGAAAATAGTTAATCCAAATGAAAATGAAGTTCCTATGTATTGGTGGTCTAATATAGCAGTTCCTGAAACCCCTGATACACGCGTAATTGTTCCTGCTGAGTCAATTCTTAAAAGGGATTATAAAGGAAATAAAAGTATTGTTTCTATGTCTCCTGATGGGGCTATTGATGGTATTGATTTATCTTACCCAGTTAATTTCAACCACTCAGCAGATAGCTTTTACTATATCAAACCAGAGTCACAACCATGGATAACTTCTCTTGACAAAGAGGGAAAAGGACTTATACAAACATCTACTAAAAGACTTTATGGAAGAAAACTTTTTGTATGGGGGATGCATAAAGGTGGAAGGTCCTGGCAGGAATTTTTATCTGTTCCTGGGTCAGCTTATATTGAAATTCAGGCAGGTTTGACTCAAACTCAATCGGAATATATACAGATGCCTGCTGGTGCTGAATGGGCATGGTTAGAAGCATACGGTCTTATGGAATGTACTCCAGAAGTAGTCCATGGCAAAAATTGGAAAGAGGCATATAATTCAGTAGATAAAAAAATTAAAAGTTTAATGCCAGAAAATAAATTGGACTTAATACTTAAAGAGACAACAAAAATGGCAAACAAAACTCCTGATGAGATTATACAGAGAGGTTCTGGTTGGGGTACTTTAGAGCGAATAAGAAGAGAAAAATATAATGAACCATCTTTTTGTTCAAAAGCATTGATATTTGATGATGTTAGTTTGAAAAAAGAACAGGAAATGTATCTTGAATTGTTGATAAGCGGTTTAGTCCCTTATGTCTCTCCAAAAGAGAAAATTTACGGATGGATGATTCAAAAACAATGGCAAGATATTCTTGAAAAAGCAGTTAAACATCCCCAAAATGACCACTGGTTGTCATGGTTACATCTTGGAATTATGTATTATAGCCAGGGGAATTTTGAAAAAGCAAAAAACTCGTGGGAAAAATCATTGGAACGAGAACCATCTGCCTTGGTATATCGTAATTTAGGAATATTAGCGAGAAAAAATAACCATATTGAGGAAGCAGGTGATTTGTTAATAAAAGCAGTTGAAATGGCACCGGATGTAGTTGATTTAATTGTAGAGTGTTGTAATGTTTTAATTAAACTGGAGAAATACGAAGGGATACTGAAAATTATAAATAATTTATCTTCTGAGATACGCAATTATGGAAGAATAAAAATTATAGAAGCACAGGTTGCTCTGAAACAAAATAATTTGGAACGAGTTGAGGAAATTCTCAAAAGCAGACCTTCAATTCCGGATATACGGGAAGGAGAACAAATTCTTACTGATATATGGTTTGAAATGCACGAAAGGCGTATTGCAAAAACAGAAAATATCCCTATTGATGAGAATCTTAAAAAGATGGTACGAGAAAAATT
- the radA gene encoding DNA repair protein RadA has translation MKEKTMYVCSECGYQSIRWLGRCPDCGNWNTFIQEVNIKTKIQQEGIIQPKKITEIKIEQQPRIKTKIEEFDRVLGGGVVPGSFILIAGNPGVGKSTLLLTISGIISNSNMKVLYVSGEESENQIKLRCERIKINFDNLYILSSNDINSVKNALEKMKPDFLVIDSIQTLYNPDIPTTPGSVTQVKENANFLFNYTKRKNISTFIIGHITKEGIIAGPKLLEHMVDTVLYFEGETKTNLRILRAIKNRFGPTDEIGVFSMEEDGLEEIPDASTIFLSQDRKTLPGAVFFPSQEGKRTIIVEIQSLITPTYYGIPKRAVTGLDYNRISLVLAVLEKKLNFNFSTYDVFMNVGGGFKITETGSDLAVAISAISSFKDVSPAENTIFIGEIALTGEIRPVGQIISRIKECSRLRFERAIIPESNIKEVKEIKNMNLIGVKWLKECLDFSFSI, from the coding sequence ATGAAAGAAAAGACAATGTATGTTTGTTCTGAATGTGGGTACCAATCAATTAGATGGCTTGGAAGATGTCCTGACTGTGGCAATTGGAATACTTTTATTCAGGAAGTCAATATAAAAACAAAAATACAACAGGAAGGAATAATACAACCAAAAAAGATAACAGAAATTAAAATTGAGCAACAACCAAGAATAAAAACAAAAATAGAGGAATTTGATAGGGTATTAGGCGGAGGTGTTGTTCCAGGAAGTTTTATTTTAATTGCAGGTAATCCAGGAGTTGGAAAATCAACTTTACTTCTTACAATTTCAGGAATAATCTCAAATTCAAATATGAAGGTTCTTTATGTAAGTGGAGAAGAATCAGAAAATCAAATAAAATTAAGATGTGAGAGAATAAAAATAAATTTTGACAATTTATATATTCTTTCTTCAAATGATATAAATTCTGTTAAAAATGCTCTTGAAAAAATGAAACCAGATTTTTTAGTAATTGATTCTATTCAGACACTTTACAACCCTGATATTCCAACAACTCCTGGTTCTGTAACTCAGGTTAAAGAAAATGCAAATTTTCTTTTCAATTACACAAAAAGAAAAAATATATCAACATTTATAATAGGACATATTACAAAAGAAGGGATAATTGCAGGACCAAAATTACTTGAACATATGGTTGATACTGTTTTGTATTTTGAGGGCGAGACAAAAACAAATTTAAGAATTTTAAGAGCAATAAAAAATAGATTTGGTCCAACTGATGAAATTGGTGTATTTTCAATGGAAGAAGATGGATTGGAGGAAATACCTGATGCATCAACAATTTTTTTATCCCAGGACAGAAAAACACTTCCAGGTGCTGTTTTTTTCCCATCTCAGGAAGGGAAAAGAACAATTATTGTAGAGATTCAATCACTTATCACTCCAACTTATTATGGAATTCCCAAAAGAGCAGTAACAGGACTTGATTATAATAGAATTTCTCTTGTTCTTGCAGTTCTTGAAAAAAAACTTAACTTTAATTTTTCAACTTATGATGTTTTTATGAATGTAGGTGGTGGTTTCAAAATTACAGAAACAGGTTCAGACCTTGCAGTTGCAATTTCGGCTATTTCTTCTTTCAAAGATGTATCTCCTGCTGAAAATACTATTTTTATAGGTGAAATTGCTTTGACTGGTGAAATAAGACCTGTTGGGCAGATAATATCAAGAATAAAAGAATGCTCCCGTCTTAGATTTGAAAGGGCAATTATTCCTGAAAGCAACATTAAAGAAGTAAAAGAAATAAAAAATATGAATTTGATAGGTGTAAAATGGCTGAAAGAATGTTTAGATTTTTCTTTTTCAATTTAA
- a CDS encoding MlaD family protein, with translation MNKRNLSLEFKVGLFAIITILLIFIFIFSQTKKGQWRTYEIGVMFDYIGGLDISSPVRLSGVMVGEVKNIQILAKERPKVLVTLTLRRNVKVGKGSVITIRTLGIIGEKYVEIIPSSEQQYLAAGEIIEGVNPISLEQFATIGQDIILNLNNVLVDLRKLTSDIEIQKNVKEIIGDTSLAVKQMNSVLSKVDDLSTSVDKTNLEIRDIITKNSPKIEELINNTNFLILTSKDEIEKTSKEIRKFAKTSQDIEETVVKIGSTADEINTFFENLQNKGLIAQIMNEENLLNQIKVEMEYLQDTTLKLKESAESFTDITENINSLFNYVNEGQGSIGKFVKSDELYNEVLGLIKDIKAHPWKLFFRGR, from the coding sequence ATGAATAAAAGAAACCTATCACTTGAATTTAAAGTTGGGTTGTTTGCGATAATTACAATTTTGTTAATTTTTATATTTATTTTCAGTCAAACAAAAAAAGGACAATGGAGAACTTATGAAATTGGAGTTATGTTTGACTATATTGGTGGACTTGATATTAGTTCTCCTGTTAGATTAAGTGGAGTAATGGTTGGAGAAGTTAAAAATATTCAAATTCTTGCAAAGGAAAGACCAAAAGTTTTGGTTACTTTAACATTAAGGAGAAATGTAAAAGTGGGGAAAGGAAGTGTTATAACAATCAGAACATTAGGAATAATAGGAGAAAAGTATGTTGAAATTATCCCTTCGTCAGAACAACAATATTTAGCTGCTGGAGAAATTATTGAAGGAGTAAATCCTATATCATTAGAGCAATTTGCAACAATTGGGCAGGATATAATTTTGAATTTAAATAATGTTTTAGTTGATTTAAGAAAGTTAACATCTGATATAGAAATTCAAAAAAATGTTAAAGAAATAATAGGTGATACCTCTTTAGCGGTTAAACAAATGAATTCAGTTTTAAGCAAAGTTGATGACCTTTCCACATCAGTGGATAAAACAAACTTAGAAATAAGGGATATTATAACAAAAAATTCTCCAAAAATAGAAGAACTAATTAATAATACGAATTTTCTTATTCTTACAAGTAAAGATGAAATTGAAAAAACAAGCAAAGAAATAAGAAAATTTGCAAAAACATCTCAGGATATAGAAGAAACAGTTGTCAAAATAGGAAGTACAGCAGATGAAATAAATACATTTTTTGAAAATTTACAAAATAAAGGACTTATTGCTCAAATTATGAACGAAGAGAACCTATTAAATCAGATAAAAGTAGAAATGGAATATTTACAGGATACGACTCTAAAACTGAAAGAATCGGCAGAAAGTTTTACAGATATTACAGAAAACATAAATTCTCTCTTTAACTATGTGAATGAAGGACAGGGAAGTATCGGAAAATTTGTTAAAAGTGATGAGTTATATAATGAAGTTCTTGGTTTAATTAAAGATATAAAAGCACATCCCTGGAAATTATTCTTTAGGGGTAGATAA
- a CDS encoding ATP-binding cassette domain-containing protein, with translation MEIIKVVNLKVVFEAKVVLDMLNLSVEKGESIVLVGSSGCGKTVLIKTIIGLIEPVEGEIFINGQNILNLPEEKIREIRSRIGMVFQNSALFDSLTTWENVGFYYLYHTDKSKEEIKKMAIEVLENVGLEGVEDLMPEQLSGGMKKRVSIARALISRPEILFYDEPTTGLDPITSSNITSLMKKIHLKFNTTDVIVTHDIKLAREISDRIGLVENGKIVEIGTFDFLREKSNHPLIRSFVEMEGKNE, from the coding sequence ATGGAAATAATAAAAGTAGTGAACTTAAAAGTTGTATTTGAAGCGAAAGTTGTTCTTGATATGTTAAACCTTTCTGTTGAAAAGGGAGAATCAATTGTTCTTGTTGGAAGTTCTGGATGTGGGAAAACAGTACTTATAAAAACAATAATTGGACTTATAGAACCGGTGGAAGGGGAAATTTTTATTAATGGGCAGAACATTTTAAATTTGCCAGAAGAAAAAATAAGAGAAATAAGAAGTAGAATTGGTATGGTTTTTCAAAATTCAGCACTTTTTGATTCTCTTACTACATGGGAAAATGTTGGTTTTTATTACCTTTACCATACAGATAAAAGCAAAGAGGAAATTAAAAAAATGGCTATTGAAGTTCTTGAAAATGTTGGACTTGAAGGAGTTGAGGACCTTATGCCTGAACAACTTTCAGGAGGAATGAAAAAAAGGGTCTCAATTGCAAGAGCATTAATTTCAAGACCAGAAATTTTATTTTATGATGAACCAACAACAGGACTTGACCCAATAACAAGTTCAAATATAACTTCTCTTATGAAAAAAATTCATTTAAAATTCAATACTACTGATGTAATAGTTACACATGATATTAAATTAGCAAGAGAAATATCTGATAGAATTGGACTTGTTGAAAATGGGAAAATTGTTGAAATTGGAACTTTTGATTTTCTTAGAGAAAAAAGTAATCACCCGTTAATTAGAAGTTTTGTTGAAATGGAGGGTAAAAATGAATAA
- a CDS encoding ABC transporter permease, with amino-acid sequence MKNFIENFGKKIVAPVYYFGSLILLIGNSLKKAFTERKRENILKHIEEIGINSLPLVGVIAIFTGMILVMEIGHTLKAFGAETYSGALVGLSMARELGPVLVALTLAGRVGASIAAEIGVMKITEQIDALKVLAIDPVSYLISPRVIAGIFSLPALFVISFFLAIGGAFLIGVFLIKIPSGQFLYQSFRFISYKDFLVGFIKVIVFAIVVINVSSYEGLKAKGGAEGVGDASTSAVVKSFFLIILTNLILTGIFYFV; translated from the coding sequence ATGAAAAATTTTATAGAAAATTTTGGTAAAAAAATTGTTGCTCCTGTTTATTATTTTGGTTCTCTTATCCTTCTTATAGGGAATTCACTTAAAAAGGCATTTACAGAGAGAAAAAGAGAAAATATATTAAAACATATTGAGGAAATTGGTATTAATTCATTACCACTTGTAGGTGTTATTGCTATATTTACAGGAATGATTCTTGTTATGGAAATTGGGCATACATTAAAAGCATTTGGGGCAGAAACGTATTCAGGGGCACTTGTAGGGTTATCAATGGCAAGAGAATTGGGACCTGTATTAGTTGCTCTCACTCTTGCTGGGAGAGTAGGTGCTTCAATTGCTGCTGAAATAGGGGTTATGAAAATAACAGAACAAATAGATGCATTAAAAGTTCTTGCTATTGACCCTGTTTCCTATTTAATAAGTCCAAGAGTTATAGCAGGGATTTTTTCTCTTCCTGCACTTTTTGTAATAAGTTTTTTTCTTGCAATTGGTGGGGCATTTTTAATTGGCGTTTTTCTTATAAAAATTCCATCAGGACAATTTCTTTATCAAAGTTTCAGGTTTATTTCATATAAGGATTTTCTTGTTGGTTTTATAAAAGTTATTGTATTTGCAATTGTTGTAATAAATGTTTCTTCTTATGAAGGACTTAAAGCAAAAGGAGGAGCAGAAGGAGTTGGAGATGCTTCAACATCTGCAGTTGTAAAATCGTTTTTCCTAATAATTCTTACTAATTTAATTTTAACGGGCATCTTCTATTTTGTCTAA
- the dnaB gene encoding replicative DNA helicase, with amino-acid sequence MSAKKKDLNIEKIPPQNIDAEKALLGCMLIDEEARIRVFETLKKDFFYSSSHQQIFSSIIKLYERNEKCDIITLTNQLKQDGTLDEIGGVEYITEIAEFVPTSAHIEEYIKIVKDQYILRSLISNATQIITEASNGVEDVERLLDKAESLIFEISQNKIDRYAYPLKDLIKENLDIIENIQNKKGFVTGISTGYFDLDKYIGGLHPSELIIIASRPSMGKTALATNIALNLAASGDNFPILFFSLEMSKEQLVGRMLCCEARIDYKKLRDGILSDKEITKLLLSAGRLEKAPIFIDDAPSLNVFELRARARRLKAKENIQLIIIDYLQLMKGVRRTENRQQEITEISASLKSLARELNIPVIAISQLSRATEQREDKKPHLSDLRESGSIEQDADVVLLLYRDDYYKKEDSEKPGIVDLIIAKQRNGPTETVNLTFIKEYTRFENYTKRE; translated from the coding sequence ATGAGTGCTAAAAAAAAAGATTTAAATATTGAAAAAATCCCTCCACAAAATATTGATGCAGAAAAAGCACTTTTAGGTTGTATGCTTATTGATGAAGAAGCAAGAATAAGGGTTTTTGAGACATTAAAAAAGGATTTTTTTTATAGTTCATCTCATCAACAAATTTTTTCTTCTATAATTAAACTCTATGAGAGAAATGAGAAGTGTGACATTATTACTCTTACAAATCAATTAAAACAGGATGGAACCTTAGATGAAATTGGAGGAGTTGAATATATTACAGAAATTGCAGAATTTGTTCCTACTTCTGCTCATATAGAAGAATATATCAAAATAGTAAAAGACCAATATATATTAAGAAGTTTAATTTCAAATGCTACTCAGATTATAACAGAAGCATCAAATGGAGTAGAGGATGTTGAAAGGTTATTAGATAAAGCAGAATCCCTTATTTTTGAAATCAGCCAAAATAAAATTGATAGATATGCATATCCTTTAAAAGACCTTATAAAAGAAAACCTTGATATTATTGAAAATATCCAGAATAAAAAGGGTTTTGTTACAGGTATTTCAACTGGATATTTTGATTTAGATAAGTATATAGGTGGACTACATCCATCAGAACTTATTATAATTGCTTCAAGACCATCAATGGGAAAAACAGCCCTTGCAACAAATATAGCACTAAATCTTGCTGCAAGTGGTGATAATTTTCCTATTTTATTTTTCTCTCTTGAAATGAGCAAAGAACAACTTGTTGGGAGAATGTTATGCTGTGAAGCAAGGATTGATTATAAAAAATTAAGAGATGGAATTCTCTCTGACAAAGAAATTACAAAATTACTTCTTTCAGCAGGGCGACTTGAAAAAGCACCAATTTTTATTGATGATGCTCCTTCTCTAAATGTTTTTGAGTTAAGAGCAAGAGCCAGAAGATTAAAAGCAAAAGAAAATATACAACTTATTATTATTGACTATCTTCAACTTATGAAAGGGGTAAGAAGAACAGAAAACAGACAGCAGGAAATTACTGAAATTTCTGCATCTTTAAAATCACTTGCAAGAGAATTAAATATACCTGTTATTGCTATTTCTCAATTAAGCAGGGCAACAGAACAAAGAGAAGATAAAAAACCACATCTTTCAGACCTGAGAGAAAGTGGCTCAATAGAACAGGATGCTGATGTTGTTTTATTACTTTACAGAGATGATTATTATAAAAAAGAGGACTCTGAAAAACCTGGAATTGTTGACCTTATCATAGCAAAACAGAGAAATGGACCTACCGAAACTGTCAACCTTACTTTCATAAAAGAATACACAAGATTTGAAAATTATACCAAAAGAGAATAA
- the rplI gene encoding 50S ribosomal protein L9, translating into MKVIFIKELSGKGRTREIKNVKDGYARNFLIPSGYAIPATDQNIKMIKEKEIIENRKKENRKKMALDTKKALSNVSLTITAKAGQDDKLFGAITSEIISEELKNQVKIDIDKHQIVLDEPIKKLGRYKIPVKLGDEVEGEIKVWIVRG; encoded by the coding sequence ATGAAAGTAATTTTTATAAAAGAATTATCAGGTAAAGGAAGGACAAGAGAAATAAAAAATGTAAAGGATGGATATGCAAGGAATTTTCTAATTCCTTCTGGATATGCTATTCCTGCAACAGACCAAAATATAAAAATGATTAAAGAAAAAGAAATAATAGAAAATAGAAAAAAAGAAAATAGAAAAAAGATGGCTCTTGATACAAAAAAGGCGTTAAGTAATGTTTCTTTAACAATAACAGCAAAAGCAGGACAGGATGATAAACTTTTTGGAGCAATTACTTCTGAAATTATTTCAGAAGAATTAAAAAATCAAGTTAAAATTGATATAGATAAACACCAGATAGTTCTTGATGAACCAATAAAAAAGTTAGGAAGATATAAAATCCCTGTGAAATTAGGAGATGAAGTTGAAGGAGAAATTAAGGTCTGGATAGTGAGAGGTTAA
- the rpsR gene encoding 30S ribosomal protein S18, with product MVKTRNRQCAFCKGKVKEIDYKDIGKLRRFISGRGKILSSKLTGTCAKHQRMLTKAIKRARFIGLLPYVKI from the coding sequence ATGGTAAAAACCAGGAATAGACAATGTGCATTTTGTAAAGGAAAAGTAAAAGAAATTGATTATAAGGATATAGGGAAACTCAGAAGATTTATAAGTGGAAGAGGGAAAATTTTATCATCAAAATTAACAGGGACATGTGCAAAACATCAAAGGATGTTAACAAAAGCGATAAAAAGGGCAAGATTTATTGGACTTTTGCCATATGTAAAAATTTAA
- the ssb gene encoding single-stranded DNA-binding protein, with translation MPNPNLNKVFLIGRLTRDPELRYTSSGQAVTTCRLAVNREYSAKTGEKKEETCYVNLVVWGKRAEVAAEFLKKGNLIFAEGRLNYRTWENNDSEKRSVLEVVVENFQFLEKPNVDIIEEKEDEINGKNQE, from the coding sequence ATGCCGAATCCCAATCTTAACAAAGTATTTTTAATAGGACGCCTTACAAGAGACCCTGAATTGAGATACACTTCTTCTGGACAGGCAGTAACAACTTGTAGACTTGCTGTTAATAGAGAATATTCTGCAAAAACAGGAGAAAAGAAAGAAGAAACATGTTATGTGAATTTAGTTGTATGGGGTAAAAGAGCAGAAGTTGCTGCTGAATTTTTAAAAAAGGGAAATTTAATTTTTGCAGAAGGCAGGTTAAATTATAGAACATGGGAAAATAATGATAGTGAAAAAAGGTCAGTTCTTGAAGTAGTTGTTGAGAATTTTCAATTTCTTGAAAAACCAAATGTAGATATTATTGAAGAAAAGGAGGATGAAATAAATGGTAAAAACCAGGAATAG
- the rpsF gene encoding 30S ribosomal protein S6, which produces MEGKYEVCFVLRSDLPDDEVEKEIEYIEKVLVNGGAKIFKKENLGRKILAYPIKKRTEGIYFVFYFTAPGTIKETIDSLKLRENILRYLLIRRKILPHEEIINAESQS; this is translated from the coding sequence ATGGAAGGGAAATATGAGGTATGTTTTGTTTTAAGAAGTGATTTGCCAGATGATGAAGTTGAAAAAGAAATTGAATATATTGAAAAAGTACTTGTAAATGGAGGAGCAAAGATTTTCAAAAAAGAAAATTTAGGAAGAAAAATACTTGCATATCCAATTAAAAAAAGAACTGAAGGTATTTATTTTGTTTTTTATTTTACTGCCCCTGGAACAATAAAAGAGACAATTGATAGTCTAAAATTAAGAGAAAATATTTTAAGATATTTACTTATAAGAAGGAAAATATTACCACATGAGGAAATTATAAATGCCGAATCCCAATCTTAA